One segment of Alistipes finegoldii DSM 17242 DNA contains the following:
- the gap gene encoding type I glyceraldehyde-3-phosphate dehydrogenase yields the protein MSKIKVGINGFGRIGRLVFRAACNNADIEVVGINDLVPVDYMAYMLKYDSVHGRFNGTIDYNVEKGQLIVNGNVIRVTAEKDPANLKWNEVGAEYIVESTGLFLTKEKAEAHIAAGAKYVVMSAPSKDDTPMFVCGVNTDTYAGQQIVSNASCTTNCLAPLAKVINDNFGIVEGLMTTVHATTATQKTVDGPSMKDWRGGRAAGGNIIPSSTGAAKAVGKVIPALNGKLTGMAFRVPTLDVSVVDLTCRLEKGASYDEIKAAMKKASENEFKGIIEYTEDDVVSTDFTGDANTSIFDAKAGIALNPNFVKLVAWYDNEWGYSNKVVMLIQKMAAYNNK from the coding sequence ATGTCAAAGATCAAAGTAGGTATCAACGGTTTCGGTCGTATCGGCCGTCTGGTATTCCGTGCTGCGTGCAACAATGCAGACATTGAGGTGGTAGGTATCAACGACCTCGTTCCGGTAGACTACATGGCTTACATGCTCAAGTACGACTCGGTACACGGCCGTTTCAACGGTACGATCGACTACAACGTGGAGAAGGGCCAGCTCATCGTCAACGGCAACGTCATCCGCGTAACCGCCGAGAAGGATCCCGCAAACCTGAAGTGGAACGAAGTAGGCGCCGAGTACATCGTCGAGTCTACCGGTCTGTTCCTCACCAAGGAGAAGGCTGAGGCCCACATCGCAGCCGGTGCCAAATACGTCGTTATGTCGGCTCCCTCGAAGGACGACACCCCGATGTTCGTATGCGGCGTGAACACCGATACTTACGCAGGTCAGCAGATCGTTTCGAACGCATCGTGCACCACGAACTGCCTCGCTCCGCTGGCTAAGGTCATCAACGACAACTTCGGTATCGTCGAGGGTCTCATGACCACCGTACACGCTACCACCGCAACGCAGAAGACCGTAGACGGTCCCTCGATGAAAGACTGGCGCGGCGGCCGTGCTGCCGGCGGCAACATCATCCCCTCGTCGACCGGCGCTGCAAAGGCCGTAGGCAAGGTGATCCCCGCCCTGAACGGCAAACTGACCGGTATGGCATTCCGCGTTCCGACGCTCGACGTTTCGGTCGTAGACCTGACCTGCCGTCTGGAGAAGGGCGCTTCGTACGACGAGATCAAGGCTGCCATGAAGAAGGCTTCGGAGAACGAGTTCAAAGGCATCATCGAGTACACCGAGGACGACGTGGTTTCGACCGACTTCACGGGCGACGCCAACACTTCGATCTTCGACGCTAAGGCCGGTATCGCGCTGAACCCGAACTTCGTGAAGCTCGTGG
- a CDS encoding ABC transporter ATP-binding protein, which produces MIRAEHITKSFDGRVVLDDISIEFETGRTNLIIGRSGSGKTVLLKTLVGLHEPDSGDVWYDDTNFTQLDFKQRRAIRKDIGMIFQGGALLDSSTVEENVKLPLDLFTSQSEKEKMERVSFCLQRVRLEEANHLYPAELSGGMIKRVAIARAIVLNPRYLFCDEPNSGLDPQTSIVIDNLIHEITCEYNITTIINTHDMNSVMEIGEKIVYIHEGRKWWEGTKDDILHADNPELNDFVFASAMAKRAKRAAK; this is translated from the coding sequence ATGATACGCGCCGAACATATCACCAAATCGTTCGACGGTCGCGTGGTGCTCGACGATATTTCGATCGAATTCGAGACCGGACGGACCAACCTGATCATCGGCCGCAGCGGTTCGGGCAAGACCGTGCTGCTGAAGACGCTGGTGGGACTCCATGAACCCGATTCGGGCGACGTCTGGTACGACGACACCAACTTCACGCAGCTGGATTTCAAGCAGCGGCGCGCCATCCGCAAGGATATCGGCATGATCTTTCAGGGCGGGGCGCTGCTGGACTCCTCGACCGTCGAGGAGAACGTCAAACTGCCGCTGGACCTCTTCACCTCGCAGAGCGAGAAGGAGAAGATGGAGCGTGTGAGTTTCTGCCTTCAGCGGGTGCGGCTGGAAGAGGCCAACCACCTCTATCCGGCCGAACTGTCGGGTGGCATGATCAAGCGCGTGGCCATCGCCCGCGCCATCGTGCTCAATCCGCGCTACCTCTTCTGCGACGAACCCAATTCGGGACTCGACCCGCAGACTTCGATCGTCATCGACAACCTGATTCACGAAATCACGTGCGAATACAATATCACCACCATCATCAATACGCACGATATGAACTCGGTGATGGAAATCGGCGAGAAAATTGTATACATACACGAAGGTCGCAAATGGTGGGAGGGCACCAAAGACGATATCCTGCACGCCGACAACCCCGAACTCAACGACTTCGTCTTCGCTTCGGCGATGGCCAAACGGGCCAAGAGGGCGGCGAAGTAG
- a CDS encoding MlaE family ABC transporter permease has product MLKIFELIGRYFILMGKVFSRPEKAAIYRRRIVYEMESLGIDSIGLTAIISVFIGAVITLQMCINLDSPFIPRSLVGYATRETMILEFSSTVVALILAGKVGSSIASEIGTMRITEQIDALEIMGVNSASYLILPKIVAAVVFFPFLTILSIAIGIMGGWAIAYLTGIMIPADYIDGLLMDFKPYSIVYSLIKTAVFAYIITSISAFYGYYAKGNSLEVGAASTRAVVVSSVVIMIFNLILTQVLLI; this is encoded by the coding sequence ATGCTGAAGATATTCGAGCTGATAGGCCGCTATTTCATCCTGATGGGGAAAGTCTTTTCCCGTCCGGAGAAGGCCGCCATCTACCGCCGCCGCATCGTTTACGAAATGGAGTCGCTGGGCATCGACTCGATCGGCCTGACCGCGATCATCTCGGTATTCATCGGCGCGGTCATCACCCTGCAGATGTGCATCAACCTCGATTCGCCCTTCATCCCCCGCTCGCTGGTGGGCTACGCCACGCGCGAGACGATGATCCTCGAATTTTCATCGACGGTCGTGGCGCTGATTCTGGCCGGCAAGGTCGGGTCGAGCATCGCCTCGGAGATCGGCACCATGCGCATCACCGAACAGATCGACGCGCTGGAGATCATGGGCGTCAACTCCGCGTCGTACCTGATCCTGCCGAAGATCGTCGCCGCGGTGGTTTTCTTCCCGTTTCTGACCATCCTGAGCATCGCGATCGGCATTATGGGCGGCTGGGCGATCGCCTACCTGACCGGCATCATGATCCCGGCCGACTACATCGACGGCCTGCTGATGGATTTCAAGCCCTATTCGATCGTCTATTCGCTGATCAAGACCGCCGTCTTCGCCTATATCATCACCTCGATTTCGGCCTTCTACGGCTATTACGCCAAGGGCAATTCGCTCGAAGTGGGCGCCGCCTCGACGCGCGCCGTGGTGGTCAGCTCCGTAGTGATCATGATCTTTAACCTTATACTGACGCAAGTCCTGCTCATATGA
- a CDS encoding DUF4834 family protein encodes MNFLTAIINALVGFVQRNPLTVLVILILAIAAPALLKGVALFFLYVVMSILILAVALILVFRWRMNKVRRQMEEQFGEGFDPRNFGGQGFGSPFAGESRKGREGEVKVRKTSGAPEKRVSKDVGDYVEFEETKEPKQE; translated from the coding sequence ATGAATTTTCTGACCGCAATCATAAACGCTCTGGTGGGATTCGTGCAGCGCAATCCGCTGACGGTTTTGGTCATTCTCATCCTCGCCATCGCCGCTCCGGCGCTGCTGAAGGGCGTCGCACTGTTTTTTCTGTATGTCGTTATGAGTATTCTGATATTGGCCGTGGCGCTGATACTGGTGTTCCGCTGGCGGATGAACAAGGTCCGCCGCCAGATGGAGGAGCAGTTCGGCGAAGGCTTCGATCCGCGCAATTTCGGCGGACAGGGTTTCGGCTCGCCCTTTGCCGGCGAGTCCCGCAAGGGCCGCGAAGGCGAAGTGAAGGTGCGCAAAACCTCCGGGGCGCCCGAAAAACGGGTGTCGAAAGACGTCGGCGACTACGTCGAGTTCGAAGAGACGAAAGAGCCGAAACAAGAGTAG
- the purB gene encoding adenylosuccinate lyase → MLNKLTAISPVDGRYRNTTETLADYFSEQALIRYRIRVEVEYFIALCEIPLPQLAGIDRTKFAALRALYLDFSPADAERVKQIESVTNHDVKAIEYIIKEKMDTLGLEAYKEFVHFGLTSQDINNTAIPLSLKEAMAGFYYPAVEEVRDKLAAFADEWHDVPMLARTHGQPASPTTLGKEFMVFVERIEKQLAMLHDIAVPAKFGGATGNFNAHRAAYPQYDWVAFANRFVGETLGLCRSQYTTQIEHYDNLAAIFDNMKRIDTILIDLCRDMWTYISMEYFKQQIKAGEVGSSAMPHKVNPIDFENAEGNFGIANALFEHLSSKLPVSRLQRDLTDSTVLRNIGVPVAHAAIALRSLMKGLNKVILNREALDRDLENNWAVVAEGIQTILRREGYPKPYEALKALTRTNAHITHESIAAFIETLDVAETVKEELRALAPSTYTGVFR, encoded by the coding sequence ATGCTCAACAAACTTACAGCCATTTCGCCCGTAGACGGCCGCTACCGTAATACAACGGAAACGCTCGCCGATTATTTTTCGGAACAGGCCCTCATCCGCTACCGCATCCGCGTCGAAGTGGAATACTTCATCGCGCTCTGCGAGATTCCCCTGCCCCAGCTGGCCGGCATCGATCGTACCAAATTCGCCGCCCTGCGCGCCCTATACCTCGATTTCTCGCCCGCCGACGCCGAGCGCGTCAAGCAGATCGAGTCGGTCACCAACCACGACGTCAAAGCCATCGAGTACATCATCAAGGAAAAAATGGACACGCTCGGACTGGAAGCCTACAAGGAATTCGTTCACTTCGGGCTTACCTCGCAGGACATCAACAACACGGCCATTCCGCTCTCGCTGAAGGAGGCGATGGCGGGTTTCTACTACCCCGCCGTCGAAGAGGTGCGCGACAAACTGGCGGCTTTTGCCGACGAGTGGCATGACGTGCCGATGCTGGCGCGCACGCACGGCCAGCCCGCATCTCCCACGACGCTGGGCAAGGAGTTCATGGTTTTCGTCGAGCGCATCGAGAAGCAGCTGGCCATGCTGCACGACATCGCCGTTCCGGCCAAGTTCGGCGGCGCGACCGGCAACTTCAACGCACACCGTGCGGCCTATCCGCAGTACGACTGGGTGGCTTTCGCCAACAGGTTCGTCGGCGAGACGCTGGGGCTCTGCCGCTCGCAGTACACCACGCAGATCGAACATTACGACAACTTGGCCGCGATCTTCGACAACATGAAGCGCATCGACACCATCCTCATCGACCTCTGCCGCGACATGTGGACCTATATTTCGATGGAGTACTTCAAACAGCAGATCAAGGCCGGCGAGGTCGGATCGAGCGCCATGCCGCACAAAGTCAATCCGATCGACTTCGAGAACGCCGAGGGCAACTTCGGCATCGCCAACGCCCTTTTCGAACACCTCTCGTCGAAGCTCCCCGTCTCGCGCCTCCAGCGCGACCTCACCGACTCGACCGTGCTGCGCAACATCGGCGTTCCGGTGGCCCACGCCGCCATTGCGCTGCGATCGCTGATGAAGGGACTCAACAAGGTGATCCTCAACCGCGAAGCGCTCGACCGCGATCTGGAAAACAACTGGGCCGTGGTGGCCGAAGGCATCCAGACCATTCTGCGCCGCGAGGGCTACCCCAAGCCCTACGAGGCGCTCAAGGCCCTGACCCGCACCAACGCCCACATCACCCACGAGTCGATCGCCGCATTCATCGAGACGCTCGACGTGGCCGAAACGGTCAAGGAGGAGCTGCGCGCACTCGCCCCCTCGACCTACACGGGCGTATTCCGCTAA
- a CDS encoding amino acid permease, producing the protein MAKNRNITTTQLALMTAAAVISLRGLPMMAQEELTMFFYIFFATFLFLIPAALVGAELGSAFASKGGGVYTWVKEAFNKHMGFTAIFLQWIQNVVWYPTVLGFAAASIAYMIGMPDLAQNGLFVGLFSIAMYWCATLVTLRGTSAISGITSKGFLIGTVLPGIVVIVMAVVWMIGGNSVALEHIPDTVSQVVNIDAAHHVHPRLFPHITGMSDIAFLAGILLLFAGVEVHAVHAPELKKPQTQFPRAMFLAALISFGLFTLGALAVAIITPYDQINLQSGLFTTFQIVFEHYHVGWLTNVMGLLVAFGALAGVMSWISGPSRGLLWTAQEGVLPCFLQKTNKNGVQINILIIQGCIVTLLSSLYIVMNDVSVAFFLLSALTVGLYLLMYMMMYAAGIRLRYTQPDLIRSYRIPGGNAGMWLVGGIGFLAVLFSFIVTFFPPSQLPVGSPAMYTWLVVVGTAVFLSIPFVISFVMDRRAAGAANKPSGR; encoded by the coding sequence ATGGCAAAAAACAGAAACATCACAACAACGCAGCTCGCGCTGATGACCGCGGCGGCTGTCATCAGTCTGCGCGGGCTTCCGATGATGGCGCAGGAGGAACTTACCATGTTCTTCTACATCTTCTTCGCCACCTTCCTGTTCCTGATCCCGGCGGCGCTGGTAGGCGCCGAGCTGGGCAGCGCCTTCGCCTCGAAAGGCGGCGGCGTCTACACATGGGTCAAAGAGGCCTTCAACAAACACATGGGCTTCACGGCCATCTTCCTGCAATGGATACAGAACGTCGTCTGGTATCCCACCGTACTCGGCTTCGCCGCGGCGTCGATCGCCTACATGATCGGCATGCCCGACCTCGCCCAGAACGGACTTTTCGTCGGGCTGTTTTCGATCGCCATGTACTGGTGCGCCACGCTTGTCACCCTGCGCGGCACCTCGGCCATATCGGGCATCACGAGCAAGGGATTCCTCATCGGCACGGTGTTACCCGGCATCGTCGTGATCGTCATGGCGGTCGTCTGGATGATCGGCGGCAACTCCGTCGCGCTGGAGCATATTCCGGACACCGTCAGTCAGGTCGTCAATATCGACGCCGCGCACCACGTCCATCCGCGGCTGTTCCCCCACATTACGGGCATGAGCGACATCGCCTTCCTCGCGGGCATCCTGCTGCTGTTCGCCGGCGTCGAGGTGCACGCCGTGCACGCCCCCGAACTCAAAAAGCCGCAGACGCAGTTTCCGCGCGCCATGTTTCTCGCGGCGCTCATCTCGTTCGGGCTTTTCACGCTGGGCGCGCTGGCCGTGGCGATCATCACGCCCTATGACCAGATCAACCTCCAGTCGGGACTGTTCACCACGTTCCAGATCGTCTTCGAACACTACCATGTGGGCTGGCTCACGAACGTCATGGGACTGCTCGTAGCGTTCGGCGCACTGGCCGGAGTCATGTCGTGGATTTCAGGCCCCAGCCGCGGCCTGCTATGGACGGCGCAGGAGGGCGTGCTGCCCTGCTTCCTGCAGAAGACCAACAAGAACGGCGTGCAGATCAACATTCTCATCATCCAAGGCTGCATCGTCACCCTGCTGTCGTCGCTCTATATCGTCATGAACGACGTGAGCGTGGCGTTCTTCCTGCTGAGCGCCCTGACCGTGGGTCTCTATCTGCTGATGTATATGATGATGTACGCCGCGGGCATCCGCCTGCGCTACACGCAGCCCGACCTGATACGCAGCTACCGCATACCGGGCGGCAATGCGGGCATGTGGCTGGTCGGCGGCATCGGATTCCTCGCGGTGCTCTTCTCGTTCATCGTCACCTTCTTCCCGCCCTCGCAGCTGCCCGTCGGCAGTCCCGCCATGTATACGTGGCTGGTAGTCGTCGGCACGGCGGTCTTCCTCTCCATCCCGTTCGTCATCAGTTTCGTCATGGACCGCAGGGCCGCCGGCGCCGCGAACAAGCCCTCCGGCCGATAA
- a CDS encoding RNA polymerase sigma-70 factor, whose protein sequence is MTPEKEKELLTALSKGNQSAFDSLYLFYAPKVREFVFRLLKNPGEAEDVTQNIFLRVWEKRRELGGTRSLRSYLYTMARNAVFDIFSHSIVEDKYMQEHINSAAERRDAPLSEKIETEELALLIAVAVDRMPEQRRRVFSLSRYEELSNKEIAERLNLSVKTVERHMTAALSQLRRLLTLLALFV, encoded by the coding sequence ATGACTCCGGAAAAAGAAAAAGAACTGCTGACCGCTCTGTCCAAAGGGAACCAATCCGCATTCGATTCCCTCTACCTGTTTTATGCTCCCAAGGTCAGGGAATTCGTGTTCCGGCTGCTTAAAAACCCCGGCGAAGCGGAAGACGTCACGCAAAACATCTTCCTGCGCGTCTGGGAGAAGCGCCGCGAACTGGGCGGCACACGCTCGCTGCGGAGCTACCTCTACACGATGGCCCGCAACGCCGTATTCGACATCTTTTCCCACTCGATCGTAGAAGACAAATACATGCAGGAGCATATCAACTCGGCCGCCGAGCGGCGCGACGCTCCGCTCAGCGAGAAAATCGAGACCGAGGAGCTGGCGCTGCTCATCGCCGTCGCCGTGGACCGCATGCCCGAACAGCGCCGCCGGGTTTTCAGCCTGAGCCGTTACGAAGAGCTTTCCAACAAGGAGATCGCCGAGCGGCTCAACCTCAGCGTCAAAACCGTCGAACGCCACATGACCGCCGCCCTGAGCCAGCTCCGCCGGCTGCTGACGCTCCTCGCCCTCTTCGTCTGA
- a CDS encoding FecR family protein, translating into MERRQIRELIGRFLHNDVPGELQTQFRRWMLQPGDGDEKEAALREEWTAVVESPAAADRSEELQRLRHTIRMREAQQRRSRIFRRIRYAAAAAAVLLFAVGEYYYVRSASAVPAEIRLLTARGSKGEFQLPDGTKVWLNASSRLTYPETFDRRERRVTLEGEAYFEVARNTSHPFVVDMNRMEIEVLGTTFDARYERTSGIAETTLNSGSICVRTSRSRQAVRLRPDERLVFNETTGSMIIEQVNASNYNSWIQPTLTFFDMTLEDIITNLERWFNVPIGTDASVDRTICLSFHVRHESLEETLQVISLITGLQYTLDGESATFHTARTTRSR; encoded by the coding sequence ATGGAGAGACGACAAATAAGAGAGCTCATCGGCAGATTCCTGCACAACGACGTCCCCGGCGAACTCCAGACGCAATTCCGCCGCTGGATGCTCCAGCCCGGCGACGGCGACGAAAAAGAAGCCGCGCTGCGCGAGGAGTGGACCGCCGTCGTGGAAAGCCCTGCGGCGGCCGACCGCAGTGAAGAGCTGCAGCGGCTCCGTCACACCATCCGCATGCGTGAAGCGCAGCAGCGGCGCAGCCGCATTTTCCGCCGCATACGCTACGCCGCGGCCGCAGCCGCCGTGCTGCTGTTTGCCGTCGGCGAATATTACTACGTACGCTCGGCGTCGGCCGTTCCGGCCGAAATCCGCCTGCTGACGGCGCGCGGGAGCAAAGGCGAATTCCAGCTGCCCGACGGCACGAAGGTATGGCTCAACGCATCGAGCCGCCTGACCTATCCCGAAACATTCGACCGCAGGGAACGCCGCGTGACGCTCGAAGGCGAAGCCTATTTCGAAGTGGCGCGCAACACGTCGCACCCCTTCGTCGTCGATATGAACCGCATGGAGATCGAAGTGCTCGGCACCACGTTCGACGCCCGCTACGAGCGCACCAGCGGCATCGCCGAAACGACGCTCAACAGCGGCTCTATCTGCGTCCGCACGTCGCGCTCCCGGCAGGCCGTGCGGCTCCGGCCCGACGAACGGCTGGTCTTCAACGAGACCACCGGAAGCATGATCATCGAACAGGTGAACGCCTCGAACTACAACAGCTGGATACAGCCCACCCTGACCTTCTTCGACATGACGCTCGAAGACATCATCACCAACCTCGAACGCTGGTTCAACGTTCCGATCGGCACCGACGCCTCGGTGGACCGCACCATCTGTCTGTCGTTCCACGTACGCCACGAATCGCTCGAAGAGACCCTGCAGGTCATCTCGCTCATCACGGGACTGCAATACACGCTCGACGGCGAGTCGGCCACGTTCCACACCGCACGAACCACCAGATCAAGATAA